One window of the Runella slithyformis DSM 19594 genome contains the following:
- a CDS encoding GyrI-like domain-containing protein, whose product MMIKESKPYNALVFRVKTTIPELMNYGGHVAKKLYREAARLDLTVTGPIYWNYYGIDGRPHTHFLLEIALPIQEQNVISSEFEWRRVEGFKCVSTLMEGAWEQLPQTYETLIRQLHAQGLHMTEECREIYINMDFEDSTHNITEVQVRVR is encoded by the coding sequence ATGATGATCAAAGAATCAAAACCCTATAATGCCTTGGTTTTTCGCGTCAAGACCACCATTCCTGAGTTAATGAACTACGGCGGTCATGTAGCCAAAAAGCTCTACCGGGAAGCCGCTCGGCTGGATCTGACCGTAACGGGCCCCATTTATTGGAATTATTACGGAATAGACGGCCGGCCCCACACGCATTTTTTGTTGGAAATAGCCCTTCCCATTCAGGAACAAAATGTGATTTCGTCGGAGTTTGAATGGCGGCGTGTGGAGGGATTTAAGTGTGTTTCCACCCTGATGGAAGGGGCGTGGGAGCAATTGCCGCAAACCTACGAAACCCTCATTCGGCAGCTGCACGCGCAGGGCCTCCACATGACCGAAGAATGCCGCGAGATATACATCAACATGGATTTTGAAGACAGCACCCACAACATCACCGAAGTGCAGGTGAGGGTTCGGTAG
- a CDS encoding ABC transporter substrate-binding protein — protein sequence MRKSLLLIYLLPLVVYSQGVDPTYEREYKRGAALCKAGDFAGAITVLTPLTARKYTHSLAPFAHYYWSLAALKTNRLSESRQMLMQLRERFPDWKKMDDVRYLLADIAFQEKQFGEALDYTEEISNVSVKKESETLKRFYVYKLQDMAYLKSLNRQHPSDKTVALALIDMIQRTSNEKSDLELSDQLTNRFGAVAAKPSTAVSPVRQGNGNLRKGYYNVAVALPFRLQEFSPNQRVRTNQFAYDMYEGMKMAKTKLQQEGIVVNLFTYDVGNDPEDMLNVVNNANFTQTDFLIGPVYNEPAKLAADYAESNGIFYVHPTSLATDIIANHPNTLLLQPSFERQAQQGFDFMRSLPSANRKLAIYYGATRRDSTLAASYRNKANEAGYQTIDFRKTREKLDSAATVTEYNKPGHVVVFSSTESDGMKVLNMLTKRRLTVPILASSSAFNMQNIVPSALAGREVYIIDTEFVDTSKQQVRDFQTNYLTKRNTIPSIYSMQGYDALLFFGRLLHKYREQLRSGLDTRIYNDDYLLSGFNYRSSNDNQMVPIVKMDDMRWVLANGQ from the coding sequence ATGAGAAAGTCCCTTTTGCTGATTTACCTTTTGCCCTTAGTTGTATACTCCCAAGGTGTTGACCCTACGTACGAACGCGAATACAAACGGGGAGCGGCCTTATGTAAAGCCGGTGATTTTGCCGGGGCCATCACTGTCCTCACCCCACTGACCGCCCGAAAATATACGCATTCACTCGCGCCTTTTGCGCATTATTACTGGTCGTTGGCAGCCCTGAAAACCAATCGTTTGTCGGAGAGCCGCCAAATGTTGATGCAATTGCGGGAGCGTTTTCCCGATTGGAAAAAAATGGACGACGTACGGTACTTATTGGCCGATATCGCTTTTCAGGAAAAACAATTCGGCGAAGCGCTGGACTATACAGAAGAGATTTCCAATGTATCGGTTAAAAAAGAATCCGAAACCCTTAAACGATTCTATGTATATAAATTGCAGGATATGGCTTATCTGAAAAGCCTGAACCGTCAGCACCCTTCCGATAAGACCGTGGCGTTGGCGCTGATCGACATGATTCAGCGGACATCCAATGAAAAATCAGACCTGGAGCTCTCCGACCAATTGACCAACCGCTTTGGAGCCGTTGCTGCTAAGCCTTCCACCGCCGTTTCTCCGGTGCGTCAGGGCAACGGCAACCTCCGGAAAGGATACTATAATGTAGCCGTAGCGTTGCCGTTCCGGTTGCAGGAGTTCAGCCCTAATCAGCGTGTTCGTACTAACCAATTTGCGTATGATATGTACGAAGGAATGAAAATGGCAAAGACCAAACTGCAGCAGGAAGGTATTGTGGTCAACCTGTTTACGTACGATGTCGGCAATGACCCCGAAGACATGCTCAACGTGGTCAATAATGCCAATTTTACCCAAACGGATTTTCTCATCGGCCCGGTCTATAACGAACCCGCCAAACTGGCCGCCGATTATGCTGAATCCAACGGTATATTTTATGTGCATCCGACAAGCCTGGCGACGGATATCATTGCCAACCATCCCAATACGTTACTATTACAGCCTTCCTTTGAACGTCAGGCGCAGCAGGGGTTTGACTTTATGCGTTCATTGCCTTCCGCCAATCGTAAATTAGCCATTTATTACGGGGCCACCCGACGCGACTCCACGCTTGCGGCGTCTTATCGCAACAAAGCGAATGAGGCAGGATACCAAACCATTGATTTTCGAAAAACCCGTGAAAAACTGGACTCCGCAGCTACCGTGACCGAATACAACAAACCGGGGCACGTGGTGGTTTTCAGCAGCACCGAATCGGATGGAATGAAGGTTCTCAATATGTTGACCAAACGACGGTTGACGGTGCCGATATTGGCAAGCTCATCGGCCTTCAATATGCAGAATATTGTGCCGTCAGCACTGGCCGGACGTGAGGTATACATCATCGATACTGAATTTGTTGATACCTCAAAACAGCAGGTAAGGGATTTTCAGACCAATTATTTGACCAAACGCAATACCATCCCTTCGATCTATTCAATGCAGGGCTACGATGCCCTTTTGTTTTTCGGACGGTTGCTGCACAAGTACCGTGAGCAGTTACGCAGCGGGTTGGACACCCGAATCTACAACGATGATTACCTGCTCTCCGGGTTTAATTACAGGAGTTCCAATGATAATCAGATGGTACCTATTGTAAAAATGGACGATATGCGGTGGGTTTTGGCTAACGGACAATAG
- a CDS encoding zeta toxin family protein, translating into MDDKRLYIIAGCNGAGKTTASFTILPEVLDCKEFVNADEIAKGLSPFQPEKVSFEAGRIMLHRINELLAENENFAFETTLSTRSYRNKIIEAKEKGYRVTLLFFWLQTIELAKERVKIRVAEGGHNIEPEVIERRYIKGIRNLFDIYLPIVDGALIFDNSKGKHELLAEKQTGGFVSVINEEKFNLLRSYYEHK; encoded by the coding sequence ATGGATGACAAAAGACTCTATATTATTGCGGGATGCAACGGGGCAGGGAAAACGACGGCATCTTTTACAATTTTACCTGAAGTTTTGGATTGTAAAGAATTTGTCAATGCCGACGAAATCGCAAAAGGTCTATCCCCTTTTCAGCCTGAGAAAGTTTCGTTTGAAGCAGGACGAATCATGTTGCACCGAATAAACGAGTTACTTGCTGAAAATGAGAATTTTGCATTTGAAACGACGTTGTCCACCCGAAGTTACAGGAACAAAATAATCGAAGCAAAGGAAAAAGGGTATCGAGTTACGTTATTATTTTTTTGGCTTCAAACGATTGAATTGGCCAAAGAACGGGTCAAAATCAGAGTGGCTGAAGGAGGGCACAATATCGAACCCGAAGTTATTGAAAGGCGATATATCAAGGGGATTAGAAATCTGTTCGATATTTATCTTCCAATTGTAGATGGTGCTTTAATTTTTGACAACTCTAAGGGGAAGCATGAACTTTTGGCCGAAAAACAAACCGGAGGCTTCGTGAGCGTTATTAATGAAGAAAAGTTTAACCTTTTAAGGAGTTATTATGAACATAAATGA
- a CDS encoding cupin-like domain-containing protein: MQLQPIEKRSGITPEEFREQYLLPGRPVVFRDLAADWPATQKWTFDYLKRNYGHLKVPLFGNDFHDAGKGYMNPKVHMPFGEYLDLIQAGPTELRMFLYNIFLHAPELVNDVKMPTIMPGFVKEYPFMFFGGQGAVVKLHYDIDCSSVFLTQFQTRKRVILFAPDQSRYLYQHPFTVQSHVDVLNPDYEKYPAFKKAVGWDTVLEHGETIFIPSTFWHFIQYVDGGFSISLRANDSVFTRIRGLSNIARHFVVDKGMNKLLGQKWKQWKEVKAEERAMA; the protein is encoded by the coding sequence ATGCAGTTACAGCCGATAGAAAAACGCTCGGGCATCACGCCGGAGGAGTTTAGAGAACAATACCTTTTACCGGGCCGCCCCGTGGTTTTTCGCGACCTGGCGGCCGATTGGCCCGCTACCCAAAAGTGGACATTCGATTATTTAAAAAGGAATTACGGACATCTGAAAGTACCGCTTTTCGGAAATGATTTTCATGACGCCGGCAAAGGATATATGAATCCTAAAGTTCACATGCCTTTTGGCGAGTACCTGGACCTGATCCAGGCCGGGCCTACCGAATTACGGATGTTTTTATACAACATCTTTCTGCACGCTCCCGAACTGGTCAACGACGTAAAAATGCCGACCATCATGCCGGGCTTTGTCAAAGAATATCCGTTCATGTTTTTTGGCGGGCAGGGTGCGGTGGTCAAGCTTCACTATGACATTGACTGCTCTTCGGTCTTTCTGACGCAGTTTCAGACCCGAAAACGGGTCATTCTTTTTGCCCCCGATCAAAGCCGCTATTTGTATCAACATCCGTTTACGGTTCAGAGCCACGTGGATGTATTGAATCCGGACTATGAAAAATACCCCGCATTCAAAAAAGCCGTGGGCTGGGATACCGTGCTGGAGCACGGCGAAACGATCTTTATCCCGTCTACTTTTTGGCATTTTATCCAGTACGTCGACGGCGGTTTTTCCATCTCGCTCCGCGCTAACGACAGCGTCTTTACCCGCATTCGCGGTCTGTCCAACATTGCCCGTCATTTTGTGGTCGACAAAGGCATGAACAAACTGCTGGGTCAGAAATGGAAACAGTGGAAGGAAGTAAAAGCCGAAGAACGCGCTATGGCGTAA
- a CDS encoding phospho-sugar mutase, with the protein MLDAAVQTKVDQWLSGNYDAETKTEIQQLVDKENFTELTDSFYKDLEFGTGGLRGLIGIGSNRMNQYTVGAATQGLANYLNKTFSGEKISVAIAHDCRIKSDVFAQVTANIFSSNGIEVYLFKGLRPTPELSFAARLLGCKSGVVITASHNPKEYNGYKAYWDDGSQVVAPHDKNIIEEVNAIQSIDEIKFEGDASKIHLIGEEVDEKYIDQILSLSISKEAIKRQKDLKIVYTPIHGTGVTLVPQLLANMGFENVTVIAEQAEPQGNGYFPTVVYPNPEEAEAMSMAVNRANEIDADLVMGTDPDADRVGIAVKNHHGEIQLLNGNQTATLLIYYLLQAWKEADKLTGKEFVCKTIVTTDLIDKMAAGYDVHCYNTLTGFKYIAQVIRELEGQQQFIGGGEESYGYLIGDAVRDKDAIASCAMIAELTAYAKDKGLSLFDLLMEVYKQFGFYYEGLISLTKKGKTGAEEIQQMMADFRANPPQSIAGSPVVRIDDYKFLKRTENGTTVDIPSGSMGIESSNVLQFFTADGTKFTCRPSGTEPKIKFYVGVVAPLERNEDFDEVYVSLKEKVKNIGEELHLK; encoded by the coding sequence ATGCTCGACGCTGCTGTACAAACCAAAGTAGACCAATGGCTTAGCGGTAATTATGATGCCGAAACAAAGACTGAAATCCAACAATTGGTTGATAAAGAGAACTTTACTGAACTTACCGATTCATTTTATAAAGACTTGGAGTTTGGAACGGGTGGATTGCGGGGATTGATCGGTATTGGTTCCAACCGCATGAACCAATACACCGTAGGAGCCGCTACGCAGGGTCTGGCCAATTATTTGAACAAAACATTTTCGGGAGAAAAGATCAGCGTAGCTATCGCCCACGACTGTCGAATCAAATCTGATGTGTTTGCCCAAGTGACGGCCAATATTTTTTCGTCCAACGGCATTGAGGTCTACCTTTTTAAGGGCCTTCGCCCTACGCCCGAGCTGAGTTTTGCGGCGCGTCTGTTGGGTTGTAAAAGTGGCGTGGTGATTACGGCTTCTCACAATCCCAAAGAATACAACGGCTACAAAGCCTATTGGGACGACGGCTCGCAGGTGGTGGCGCCGCACGATAAAAACATCATTGAAGAAGTCAATGCCATTCAATCGATTGATGAGATCAAGTTTGAGGGAGATGCTTCAAAAATTCACCTCATCGGCGAAGAAGTAGATGAAAAATACATTGATCAGATCCTCTCGCTGTCGATTTCAAAAGAGGCGATCAAGCGTCAGAAAGACCTTAAAATTGTCTATACGCCGATTCACGGAACGGGCGTAACCTTGGTGCCGCAGTTGTTGGCCAACATGGGCTTTGAAAACGTAACGGTCATTGCCGAGCAGGCCGAACCACAGGGAAATGGCTATTTCCCAACGGTCGTATATCCCAATCCGGAAGAAGCGGAAGCTATGTCGATGGCTGTAAATCGGGCCAACGAAATTGACGCCGACCTCGTGATGGGCACCGATCCCGATGCCGACCGTGTGGGGATTGCCGTTAAAAACCACCACGGCGAAATTCAGTTGCTGAACGGCAACCAAACCGCGACTTTATTGATCTACTACCTTTTGCAGGCGTGGAAAGAAGCGGACAAACTGACGGGTAAAGAGTTTGTGTGTAAAACCATCGTAACCACCGACCTCATTGATAAAATGGCCGCGGGCTATGATGTACACTGCTACAATACCCTGACCGGATTTAAATACATTGCACAGGTAATCAGGGAGTTGGAGGGACAGCAGCAGTTTATCGGCGGCGGTGAAGAAAGCTACGGCTACCTCATCGGAGATGCCGTGCGCGACAAAGATGCCATTGCGAGCTGCGCCATGATCGCCGAGCTGACTGCCTACGCCAAAGACAAAGGCCTGAGCCTGTTCGATCTGTTGATGGAGGTATACAAGCAATTCGGCTTCTATTACGAAGGGCTGATTTCGCTGACCAAAAAAGGCAAAACGGGTGCCGAAGAGATTCAGCAGATGATGGCTGATTTCCGGGCCAATCCGCCGCAATCTATTGCGGGCTCTCCCGTGGTTCGTATCGACGATTATAAATTTTTGAAACGCACCGAAAACGGCACGACCGTAGATATCCCATCGGGAAGCATGGGGATTGAATCTTCAAATGTGCTGCAATTCTTTACCGCCGACGGCACCAAATTCACCTGCCGCCCGTCCGGGACTGAGCCAAAGATCAAGTTTTATGTGGGCGTAGTGGCCCCGTTGGAGCGCAATGAAGACTTTGATGAGGTGTATGTCTCATTGAAGGAAAAAGTAAAAAATATCGGGGAAGAACTGCACCTGAAATAG
- a CDS encoding serine hydrolase domain-containing protein — MTTKKKVLYTLLALLFISIAYAANYAYRYALIGAGYNAKTVCSCVFVSGRSLASVEAEDLYAIPFGTRSIDTVAQTATATILGIASKTAVYRPKLGCTLLNDVTAEELRQQPAEEIGEYGPEASADSVLPPKQQEVLNKTLDWAFAEPDPKHPIRTRAVVVMHNGKVVAERYAKGITPTTALMGWSMTKSVTNAMIGLLVKDGKLEVNKPAPLAEWQNDNRRGITVDHLLRMSSGLKFGEVYNGISDATKMLFSVAAAGQYAIQSPAEVSPATKWYYSSGTSNILQELIRRRCKNHAEYLNFPHRRLFRTLGMSTAVLEPDASGTFVGSSFMYASARDWAKFGQLYAQDGVWKGERLLPEGWVNYSSRETPPSDGRYAAHFWTYVRKEGLPADSFTMNGFEGQFVLIIPSKQLVAVRLGCSPEEKYFNEVKFFKEIAAAF; from the coding sequence ATGACCACGAAAAAGAAAGTCCTCTATACGCTACTCGCCCTGCTATTTATCAGTATCGCCTACGCCGCTAATTACGCCTATCGCTACGCGCTGATCGGGGCGGGCTACAATGCCAAAACGGTTTGTTCGTGTGTGTTTGTGTCAGGGCGAAGTTTAGCCTCGGTGGAGGCGGAAGATCTGTACGCGATTCCGTTTGGAACGCGCAGCATTGATACTGTAGCCCAAACGGCTACCGCCACCATTTTGGGCATTGCCTCCAAAACCGCCGTGTATCGCCCGAAATTGGGCTGTACCCTCTTGAATGATGTTACCGCCGAAGAACTGCGCCAACAGCCCGCCGAAGAAATCGGGGAGTACGGCCCGGAAGCATCGGCCGATTCGGTGTTACCCCCAAAACAGCAGGAAGTACTCAACAAAACCTTGGATTGGGCCTTTGCCGAGCCGGACCCCAAACACCCCATTCGGACACGCGCCGTCGTGGTCATGCACAACGGAAAAGTAGTGGCCGAGCGCTACGCCAAAGGCATTACGCCCACCACTGCGCTGATGGGGTGGTCCATGACCAAAAGTGTCACCAACGCTATGATCGGGCTGCTGGTGAAAGACGGAAAGTTGGAGGTAAACAAACCGGCTCCCTTGGCGGAGTGGCAAAACGATAATCGCAGGGGGATCACGGTTGACCATCTGCTCAGAATGAGCAGCGGGCTCAAATTTGGGGAGGTCTACAACGGCATCAGCGATGCGACCAAAATGCTGTTCAGCGTGGCCGCTGCCGGACAATACGCCATCCAAAGCCCCGCGGAAGTGTCGCCTGCGACCAAATGGTATTATTCGAGCGGAACGAGCAATATCTTACAGGAACTCATTCGTCGCCGGTGTAAAAACCACGCGGAGTACCTGAATTTTCCGCACCGTCGATTGTTCCGAACATTGGGCATGAGTACTGCTGTACTTGAGCCGGATGCTTCCGGCACGTTTGTGGGTTCGTCGTTTATGTACGCTTCGGCCCGGGATTGGGCCAAATTTGGCCAATTGTACGCGCAGGACGGCGTCTGGAAAGGCGAGCGCCTGCTGCCGGAAGGCTGGGTAAACTATTCGTCGCGCGAAACGCCGCCTTCGGACGGCCGCTATGCCGCCCATTTTTGGACCTATGTACGAAAAGAAGGATTGCCTGCCGACAGCTTTACCATGAATGGTTTTGAAGGCCAATTTGTGCTCATTATCCCTTCCAAACAGCTCGTTGCGGTGCGCTTGGGTTGCTCTCCCGAAGAAAAATATTTTAACGAAGTGAAGTTCTTTAAAGAAATAGCAGCGGCATTTTAA
- a CDS encoding helix-turn-helix transcriptional regulator: MNRIDRLTAILIQLQSKRVVKAREIADRFGISLRTVYRDIRALEEAGVPIGAEAGVGYFLEDYHLPPVMFTNEEASALLFGAKLIGKMADESLREGFDSAFYKIKSVLKRTEKEHLEDLESRVAVLARQRAEPFSVHFLNQIQQAIVRQQVLSIKYITNFHKQSTQRDIEPIGLVYYSSHWHLIAFCRLRGDYRDFRTDRIQHLTNTEIFFPKQNLLTLQAYLDRLRVQEHLEEVTLWVHKGAALFMQEQRYNWGFISEELHEKYVKMTFMTQHFEGMGRWLMAYGKHVTVESPPKMKEMMQTLAMEIQEHYLQPY; encoded by the coding sequence ATGAACCGTATCGACCGCCTTACTGCCATATTGATTCAGTTACAATCCAAACGCGTGGTCAAAGCCCGGGAAATTGCCGATCGTTTCGGCATAAGCCTGCGCACTGTCTACCGCGATATCAGGGCCCTGGAAGAAGCGGGCGTGCCCATCGGAGCGGAAGCCGGCGTAGGGTATTTTCTGGAAGATTATCATTTACCGCCCGTCATGTTTACCAACGAAGAAGCGAGTGCTTTGCTTTTTGGGGCAAAGCTGATCGGCAAGATGGCCGATGAATCGTTGAGAGAAGGCTTTGATTCGGCATTCTATAAAATCAAATCGGTGCTGAAACGCACCGAAAAAGAGCACCTGGAAGATCTGGAATCGCGGGTGGCCGTGCTGGCCCGTCAGCGGGCGGAGCCTTTTTCGGTGCATTTCCTCAACCAAATTCAGCAGGCCATTGTGCGTCAACAGGTGTTAAGTATTAAATACATCACCAATTTTCATAAACAAAGTACGCAGCGCGACATCGAGCCCATTGGCTTGGTCTATTACAGCTCGCATTGGCATTTGATCGCTTTTTGTCGCCTGCGTGGTGATTACCGCGATTTCCGAACCGACCGCATCCAACACCTGACGAATACGGAAATATTTTTCCCCAAACAAAATTTGCTCACCCTACAGGCCTACCTCGACCGCCTGCGCGTACAGGAACACCTCGAAGAAGTCACCCTGTGGGTGCACAAAGGGGCCGCGCTGTTTATGCAGGAACAGCGTTATAACTGGGGGTTTATTTCGGAAGAATTACACGAAAAATACGTCAAAATGACCTTCATGACCCAGCATTTTGAAGGAATGGGCCGCTGGTTGATGGCCTACGGTAAACACGTGACGGTGGAAAGCCCCCCCAAAATGAAAGAAATGATGCAGACCTTGGCCATGGAAATTCAGGAACATTATCTTCAACCCTACTGA
- the hemL gene encoding glutamate-1-semialdehyde 2,1-aminomutase translates to MQRTQSQELFEKAKQYIPGGVNSPVRAFRAVGGSPIFIKSAKGPYIYDEDGNQYLEFINSWGPMILGHAHELIEKAVSDAIQHSFSFGAPTRKEVEMAELIVSMVPSVEKVRMVNSGTEATMSAIRVARGYTGRDKIIKFEGCYHGHGDSFLISAGSGAVTMGVPDSPGVTKGVANDTLTAPFNDLPALELLIEANKGQIAALILEPVVGNMGCVLPNEGYLEAIRTLCTKEGIVLIFDEVMTGFRLAKGGAQERFGIIPDMTTMGKIIGGGMPVGAYGGKREIMDCVSPAGPVYQAGTLSGNPIAMSAGLAMLRYLEAHPEVYTRLDEVGNTITAGVKASLQKVGVNYTVNHIGSMFTLFMTDQPVTDFTSAKSADLPLFGRYFQAMLKRGIYLAPSQFESLFFSYALEDAHIQQFIAANEEALREVL, encoded by the coding sequence ATGCAACGTACACAAAGTCAAGAGCTTTTCGAAAAAGCCAAACAATACATTCCGGGAGGCGTAAACTCTCCCGTCAGAGCGTTCAGAGCCGTCGGGGGTTCTCCCATTTTTATTAAGTCGGCCAAAGGACCTTACATCTACGACGAAGATGGCAATCAATACCTGGAATTCATCAATTCATGGGGCCCCATGATCTTAGGCCATGCCCACGAACTGATCGAAAAAGCGGTTTCGGATGCCATTCAACACTCTTTCTCGTTTGGCGCACCTACCCGCAAAGAAGTGGAAATGGCCGAGCTGATCGTGAGTATGGTCCCTTCGGTGGAAAAAGTACGTATGGTCAATTCCGGCACAGAAGCCACCATGTCGGCCATTCGGGTGGCGCGCGGCTATACCGGACGTGATAAGATCATCAAGTTTGAGGGCTGCTACCACGGTCACGGCGACAGCTTTTTGATCTCGGCCGGCAGCGGTGCGGTCACGATGGGCGTGCCCGACAGTCCGGGCGTGACCAAAGGTGTGGCCAATGACACCCTGACGGCACCGTTCAATGACCTGCCGGCGTTGGAGCTACTCATTGAGGCCAACAAAGGCCAAATTGCCGCTCTCATTTTAGAGCCGGTGGTTGGAAACATGGGTTGTGTATTACCCAACGAAGGATACCTCGAAGCCATCCGAACGCTGTGTACAAAGGAAGGTATCGTCCTGATTTTTGACGAGGTTATGACGGGTTTCCGATTGGCCAAAGGCGGCGCACAGGAGCGTTTCGGCATTATACCCGATATGACCACCATGGGCAAGATCATCGGCGGCGGTATGCCCGTAGGAGCCTACGGCGGTAAGCGCGAGATCATGGATTGTGTTTCGCCCGCGGGGCCGGTATATCAGGCAGGCACCCTGTCGGGCAATCCCATCGCGATGTCGGCGGGATTAGCGATGCTGCGCTATCTGGAAGCCCACCCTGAAGTATATACGCGTCTTGATGAAGTAGGGAATACCATCACGGCCGGGGTCAAAGCGTCGCTTCAAAAAGTAGGGGTAAACTATACCGTCAATCACATCGGGTCGATGTTCACGCTGTTCATGACCGACCAGCCCGTGACGGATTTTACCTCGGCTAAAAGTGCGGACCTGCCTTTGTTCGGGCGGTATTTTCAGGCCATGCTCAAGCGCGGTATTTACTTAGCCCCTTCGCAGTTTGAAAGCTTATTCTTTTCGTATGCGCTGGAAGATGCCCATATTCAGCAGTTCATCGCCGCCAATGAAGAAGCGTTGCGGGAGGTACTGTGA
- a CDS encoding AAA family ATPase — protein sequence MMTIELHNFGPIKYFKFDLDRDLHAIFGKNNIGKSYALSAVYLLLKGLTSYRSERVRYFESEEFYYFYGRIFPKSFKEAIDEKIANIGSESISITAECENSLKEIISRDFLIAINQSFNNSFSFDIIQNKYTNRPLKIGIKTNFMSILLEMNDKKDKGLQISSIKMQSDISIKKLNTNRHYRESDSSLTFYYNSKTQAINQIEQCIGICLQKGLWPNIQNVYFLPASRSGLYNALSTFGAIMAELSQSRTLLRSKIELPNISEPVSDYFLNLSSVRNTKGNAEFADLAKDIEQQILQGKISFNSKTKKFFYQPENLGIELDLSVTSSMISEIAPIVAHLKFILSQREGRRTKSLLFIEEPEAHLHPEIQVKLIEFFVRLIDQNVKVVMTSHSNYIFNKLSNLIIGKKVDANRLSISLMKMGKEGSEAQKDAMGVDEYGIEDQNFADIAEQLYDERVQLIDELNQKLS from the coding sequence ATGATGACAATAGAACTCCATAATTTTGGCCCAATCAAATATTTTAAATTTGATTTAGATAGAGACTTACATGCAATTTTTGGAAAAAATAACATTGGGAAGTCGTATGCTTTGAGTGCCGTATATCTCTTACTTAAAGGATTGACAAGCTATCGTTCTGAAAGGGTTCGTTATTTCGAGTCTGAGGAATTTTATTACTTTTATGGACGAATTTTTCCAAAGTCTTTTAAAGAAGCAATAGATGAGAAAATTGCTAATATCGGTTCTGAATCTATTAGCATTACGGCAGAATGTGAAAATAGCCTTAAAGAGATTATTAGTAGGGATTTTTTGATTGCAATAAATCAATCGTTCAATAACTCTTTTTCTTTTGATATTATTCAAAATAAATACACTAACAGACCTCTTAAAATTGGAATAAAGACTAACTTTATGTCCATTTTATTAGAAATGAATGATAAAAAAGATAAAGGATTGCAAATATCTAGTATAAAAATGCAATCAGATATATCAATTAAAAAACTTAATACTAATAGGCATTATCGAGAGTCAGACAGTTCGTTAACATTTTACTATAATTCGAAAACTCAGGCTATAAATCAAATAGAGCAGTGTATTGGAATTTGTTTACAGAAAGGCCTGTGGCCTAATATTCAAAATGTTTATTTTCTGCCCGCCTCTCGTTCAGGACTTTATAATGCTTTAAGTACGTTTGGAGCAATTATGGCGGAACTTTCACAAAGTCGCACTTTATTGCGTTCTAAAATAGAACTTCCTAATATATCTGAACCCGTATCTGATTATTTTTTAAACCTTTCATCTGTAAGAAACACTAAAGGAAATGCAGAGTTTGCTGATTTGGCAAAAGACATTGAGCAACAAATATTACAGGGGAAAATTTCATTTAATTCCAAAACAAAAAAATTCTTTTATCAGCCTGAAAATTTAGGTATAGAGTTAGATTTATCTGTTACATCATCTATGATTTCAGAAATTGCTCCAATTGTTGCCCACTTAAAATTTATTTTGTCACAAAGAGAAGGACGACGGACAAAAAGTCTTTTATTTATTGAAGAACCTGAAGCACATCTGCATCCCGAAATACAAGTTAAACTTATAGAGTTCTTCGTAAGGCTGATTGACCAAAATGTAAAAGTTGTGATGACTTCACACAGTAATTATATTTTTAATAAGCTGAGTAATCTTATAATAGGTAAAAAAGTTGATGCTAATAGGTTAAGTATTTCTTTAATGAAAATGGGCAAAGAGGGAAGTGAGGCTCAGAAAGATGCAATGGGAGTAGATGAATATGGGATAGAAGATCAAAACTTTGCCGATATTGCTGAACAACTTTATGATGAACGAGTGCAATTGATTGACGAACTTAACCAAAAGCTTTCCTAA
- a CDS encoding VOC family protein, with amino-acid sequence MATVNPYLNFLGNTEEAFNFYKSVFGGEFVMIQRFKETPESDKLPAEDQDKIMHVALPIGNGTILMGTDALESMGHTITPGNNFSLSIGTDSKEEAEKLFHGLSEGGEVEMPLQNTFWGAYFGMAADKFGIKWMVNYDYPKN; translated from the coding sequence ATGGCAACCGTGAATCCTTATCTCAATTTTTTGGGTAACACCGAAGAAGCATTTAACTTTTACAAATCGGTCTTTGGCGGCGAGTTTGTGATGATCCAGCGTTTTAAAGAAACGCCCGAATCAGACAAACTGCCTGCCGAAGATCAGGACAAGATCATGCACGTGGCCTTACCCATCGGCAACGGCACTATCCTGATGGGAACCGACGCGCTGGAATCCATGGGCCATACCATCACACCGGGCAATAATTTTTCATTGTCTATCGGCACAGACAGCAAAGAAGAAGCCGAGAAGCTCTTTCACGGATTGTCCGAAGGCGGTGAGGTTGAAATGCCGTTGCAGAATACCTTCTGGGGGGCATACTTCGGCATGGCGGCTGATAAATTCGGTATCAAATGGATGGTCAATTACGATTACCCTAAAAACTAA